TTCACACATCCTGAGATTCCCAGCAACTAGAGCACAgtgagtatatactgtatatgcagtGCATTTAACGAGCAATTATATTCTCTGGGGATTGCTGGCATGCTGAAGTGCCTTTAAGCTCCAGACAGATGACCTaccacatacagtatttgtTCCAGTCATTCACTAAAttttcattttaattccaaTTAGTACAGCTCGTCAGCCAGCTATATGAGCTAATTCAGGAGGGACTTTACTCTCTGAATAGGAAATAAGGAAATGAGGAATAGGAATGACTTTCTGTAGCCAGGGTTACCCACCTCTGGCTCCAGGAACTGACCTCTGACTCTCAATCCCTCACAGGTGGACTTTGAGGATGTCATTGCCGAGCCGGACGGGACCCGCAGCCTGGATGGCGTTTGGAAGGCCAGCTACAGCGCCTTCACCGTGTCCAAATACTGGTGCTACCGGCTGCTGTCGGCACTCCTGGGCGTGCCCCTGGCACTGCTGTGGGGCGTGCTCTTTGCCACGCTGTCGTTCGGCCACGTGTGGCTGGTGGGTCCCTGCGCCCACAGCTGCCTCGTAGAGTGGCAGTGCCTGGGCCGAGTGTACGGGCATGGGGTGCGCGCGCTCTGTGACCCCCTGTGTGAGTCCGTGGGCAGGATGTTCCAGAGCGTGCGAGTGGTCCTGAGGAAAGAGATATGACCACGTGCAGAGGTCAGTCATGGACTAGACTCTCTTGAGAAATCTGCACACGCATCCAATTTCAAGCTTTGGGGTTTGATTCTACCTGACTGGGTCAACTTCACTCAGTGCTTCCAACAACCAAGTTCgcaaaaaatgaaatgagaGCTTACCTGTTTCTCCAAAGGGACCCAGAGGAGAAATAAGCCGAGATAAGAACAGCTTGAGAAgaaaaacaagaatattttgAGATCTTCAGTTGAACTTAAATTGGAAATTGGAGACAAGAGGAGCACTATTTCACAACTGATAAATTGTCCTTCGGGCAACACTGTTTTATAACTATATCactaaaatgtaaaatattgtaACTGACTAACACAAAATTAAATATCTTTACATGGTTTTGCAATGTTTGCCAATGCATGATAGAGGTGACACAGAAGAGTTTGAAATCTGTCTGCCCTTTCCAGCTCTTTCTGATCAGATTTTTCTGAGATCAGATAAAGCTGAAAACTGCTAGAAGCGTGCCTACACAAACAGCTCATACCCAACCCACTCAGGACTCAGACTGCTGTGGATGATGTGGATCTTTTTTTTCTACTCAAAtctgtttgatgtgtgtaaaaTCACAACCTGATtcatctctctgtccttctcgtGTCCATGTAGCATTAAACTTCATTTAAACATATCAATTCACCTAACAGAGATATCTCAGAGAGCGATACATTTTCACATACACTTGTTTCAAACATCAATAAAGGTAAAGGTTGGACTGTACTGGATGTTCTCCCATATGGCCTTCATCACCCTTTCACGCCAGGCTTAGATAATAAAGTTGATCATTCATCTGAACCCCTCCGGAACAAAAGGCATTGATGGAAACCATCTGCTTATACCGGTGAGTTCTAGTTCTAGATCACCTCTCTCCACACTGTCCAACATATTTAGAGCTGTTTATGTATAAGACCATTGCATAGGTCTTTGTCTGAGTTCACTTCTTTTACAGTGACAGTTTTCATGTTAGATAGTG
Above is a genomic segment from Alosa sapidissima isolate fAloSap1 chromosome 4, fAloSap1.pri, whole genome shotgun sequence containing:
- the LOC121707248 gene encoding caveolin-3-like, with the protein product MIQTKGMAPDCSDGHNEATESSLNRKIDLVNRDPKGLNEEAVRVDFEDVIAEPDGTRSLDGVWKASYSAFTVSKYWCYRLLSALLGVPLALLWGVLFATLSFGHVWLVGPCAHSCLVEWQCLGRVYGHGVRALCDPLCESVGRMFQSVRVVLRKEI